The DNA window TCATGATCGCACGCGAGGCCAAGACCCCTTCGCCCGCCCTTTACGAGAACGGCGCGCGGCTGGTCACCGTGCCCGACCGTCGCTGGCACATGTGTCACGTGAAGTCGATCGGGCTGTTCCTCAACTGCCTCGCCAAGCAGGAGGCGCTGGAGGCCGGGGCGGACGACGCGCTCTTCGTGCGCGGCGCCGTCGTGACGGAGGCGTCGAGCGCAAACTTCATGGCCGTATGGGGCGGCGAGCTGCGCACCCACCCGGAGAGCGAGTGGATCCTGCCGGGCATCACGCGACGGGTCGTCCTCGACCTCGCCCGGGAGGCCGGCATCCCCGTCGTCGAGCGCGCGTTCACGCTCGACGAGCTCTGGTCGGCCGACGAGGCCTTCATCACCGGCACCACGACCGAGGTCCTGCCCGTCGTCCAAGTCGACGGCCGCGCCATCGGCGACGGGCGTCCGGGGCCGGTCACGCGCCGCCTGCGGGAACTCTACGCTTCGCGCGCGCGTTCGAGCTGACGCGCGGATAGCCGCCCGCCGGCTGCGGCACACTACGCCGCAGACCATGCAGGGAGGATGCCGCGCGTTGGGCCGCTCCGCGCGAACGCGGGTGGGCGTCGTCCTCGGAGTGCGGCTGGCGCTCGCCACGACGACGAACGCCGGCCTTGGCGGCGATGTCCGGGCTGCGGTGCCCGTCACCGCGGCCTTTTTCTTCCCCGGCGCGCGCCGCGCGGCCCGACGGATCGCGGTTCCTCATGGCGGAAAGGTGGCGGCATGAGCATGTCGGAGCAACGCACGTCTCAGGAGTGGAGTCCGGCCAGCGGCGGCGCGGCCCAGCTACCGCCCGCGCCTCCGATGGAGATGCAGCTCCGCTGGCTGATCCAGCAGGAGTTGGCTCGCATGATGGCGAGTTCTGCGGGGCCGGCCGCGCCGGGCGACGGTCAGTCGCCGCATTCGGAGGGCGCTGGCCCTGCGGCGCAACCGGCCGCGGCGCAGGGCATGGCCGCGCCGGGCGGCATGCCGCCGGGGGGCGCCGCGGCCATGCCCTGGCCCGCGGGCCCGGCCCAGATGGCGATGCCGCAGGCCGCGCCCGGTTCGCCGCAGTCCGGTCCGGCTCCGTCGGGCCCAGCCGCGTACGGATCCGCGCACGCCGCGTCGCCGGAAGGGCCCGCCCCGCAGGAGGAGGAGCTGACGAACCGGCTGGCCGACAACCTGCGGAAGCTCAAGGCGGTGCTCGCGGAAACGCAGTCCATCGCCAAGCAGATGGAGCAACTGCTGGCCAACTCCGCCAAGGGCCAGCGCGGGCAGGGCCGCGGTGGCCACAGCCAGGACGGCTCGCCGGCTTCCAATCAGGGGAACGGCGGGCAAGAGCCCGCGCAGGGCGGGCCGTCGGCGGAGTCACAGCGCCAGCGCCCCTGGGGATCGTGGCTGTCGCTCCGCTGAGTCGCATCGACCGGAAGAACCCCGAACCACCCCCGTGACGACGGCGGCGACCATCCCATGGGACGGTCGCCGCCGCGGCGCGCGGTGGAACGCCGTGCGCTACTGGATGTTCGCCTTGATCGCGTCCCAGTACTTCTGGTTCTCGTATCCGAGCCGCCAGATGGCGATGCCCTTCAAGCGCATGTCCTTCGCGAGCCGCACCTTCTTCGCCACGGACACCTCGTCCTCGTACCAGACGACGTGCGTGCGGCCCTTGTTGTCCGTGTAGGTGAAGTGCGGCGAGAGGTCGCTCGCGCGCTGCACCGTGCCCTTCACGCGCTGTTCCGCGTCCTTCATGCGGATCGTCTCCGCCTGGGTGGTCCCCTGGATCCAGTCGTAGCCGTACGCGGCCACGCCGAGAACGAGCTGCGCGGGCTTCACCCCGGACGCGATCGCCATCTCGACGCGCTGGCGCACCCAACTCAGAGGCGCGATCGGGCCCGACTGACTCGCGTCGCTGTGGTTGTCGTAGGTCATGAGCACGATCTGGTCGACGTTCTGCGCCAGCTTCGCGTAATCGTACGGAGAACTCTTGTCGTCCGGCTGGCCCGCCGGAATGACGTCGATGTTGAGCCGCTTGCCGCGCTTCCGGATCTCGGGGTACAGCTGCGAGACGAAGCTCGTCAGACCCATGCGGGTGGCGGGACTCAGCAGCTGGAAGTCGAGGCTGAAACCGTCATAGACATCCTTGTTCTTGTCCAGGATGTCCAGGAGCTTGGAGATCGCACGGCTTCGCGCCCGGGCGTCGTTCAGGAACGCATCGTTGCCGTTGTTGTTCGTCACGAGCGGCAGAAGCCGGATGCCGTTCTTCCTCGCGAAGTCCCGGACATCGTTCTCGCTGACGTCGATGATGCTGCCGTCGCGTTCAATTCGATACCAGAACGGCGCCAGCTCGCTGATGACGTCCTTGTTCCGCTTCACGGTGTCCAGGATCTGTCCTCGCTTCGGTTCCTGACGGTCGTCGTAGAAGCCGAGGACCATGAGCCGGCCCGTGGTGTTGGCCACATTGTTGACGTTCGGTTTTTGCAGCGGCTTCTTCTGCACGCTGCCGCTCCACAGCGTGCACCCCGGCAGCAGCACGGCGGCCAGGGCCAGAACCGCACATCGGCGCGCGATCTGACGCATACGCGCCGCCCCCTTTCGCGGACGTTTGCGCGTAGTATGCGCAGCGCCGCGCGCCAAAGGGCGCCGTGCGGCTAGGCGGTTTGCGGAACGCCTGTCACTCTTTGGAGGACTGCTCTGGAAGGGCCCTGCCGCCGGACGCGCCGAACACGCGCTCGTACATTTCGGGCGTGATGAGCACTTCCCGCGCCTTCGATCCCTGGTGCGGTCCAACGAAGCCGCGCCGCTCCATCATGTCGATCAGCCGGCCGGCCCGCGTGAAGCCGACGCGCAGGCGGCGCTGCAGCATGGAAACCGACGCCTGGCGCGTCTCCATCACGACGCGGACGGCCTCCGCGAACAGCTCGTCCTGGCGGTCGTCCTCGTCGTTCGCGGCACCCGCGGGCCCGGACAGGACCTCGGGGTTGAACTCTGGAGCGGCCTGAGCGCGGACGAAATCGAGCACCGCTTCAAGCTCCGCTTCGGAAATGTAGGCCCCCTGAGCGCGGACCGGCTTCGGCGCGCCGATGGGATAGAAGAGCATGTCACCCTTGCCCAGAAGCTTCTCCGCCCCCGCGCCATCGAGGATCGTGCGGGAATCCGCCTGGGAGGAGACGGCGAACGCGATCCGCGACGGGATGTTCGCCTTGATGACGCCCGTGATGACGTCAACCGACGGCCGTTGCGTCGCCACGATCAGGTGGATGCCGGCCGCGCGCGCCATCTGGGCGAGCCGCTGGATGGCGTCTTCCACGTCGCGGGCGGCGATCAGCATCAGGTCCGCCAGCTCGTCGATGACGACGACGATGAACGGCAGGGGCCGCCGTCCCTTTGCCGCGGCCTGCTCGTTGAAGCGGTGGATGTCCCGGACGCCCCAATCGGCGAAGAGCTCGTAACGGTTGACCATCTCCTGCTGCACCCACCGCAGGGCGCCGGCCGCCTGTTTCGGGTCGGTGATGACGGGCGCCATGAGATGGGGGATGCCGTTGTACACGGACAGCTCGACCCGTTTCGGGTCGACGAGCAGGAGCTTCACCTCGTCCGGGCGCGCCTTGTAGAGGATGCTGGTCAGGATCGTGTTGAGGCAGACGCTCTTGCCGCTGCCCGTCGCCCCGGCGATGAGCACGTGCAGCATGCGCTCCAGCGACGCCACGATCGGCTGGCCGGCCACGTCCTCGCCCAGCGCCAGCGTGAGCCGGGAGGCCGATCGCTGGAACGCCGGGTGTTCGAGGACTTCGCGCATGGACACGGTGCGGATCTCGCGGTTCGGGACCTCGATGCCCACCGCGGACTTCCCCGGGATCGGGGCCACGATGCGCACGTCGGTCGCCGCGAGGGCGAGCGCGATGTCGTCGGCCAGGCTGACGATGCGGCTGACCTTCACCCCGGCCGCCGGCTGCAGTTCATAGCGCGTGACGGCCGGGCCCTGGTCCATGCCCACCACGCGCGCCTGGATGCCGAAGCTGGCCAGCGTCTCTTCCAACGCGCGCGCGCCGCGCTCGCCGTCCTTCGCCCGGCGGTCCGCCCCGCGCCGGTCGTGACGCTTGAGCAGGTCCAACGGCGGCAGGCGGTACACGGCGTAGTCGTCCAGGGACAGCTGATGGGGCACGGGCCGGTCCGCGCCCGGTTCGACGCCCGCCGGCGCGGCGCGGCGACCGGCAGGGACGGCGGTCTCGGGAGCGGGTCGCGGGCCCCGTTGTGCGGGCGCGCCGGCGACCGCGGGTCCGTCGATCGCGCCGACATGGGACGTGTCGGTCGCCGCCGCCCGGGCGACATCCTCCGCCTCGGTCCCCGACCACTCGTCCACATCGATGTCCGGGGCAGCGCCGTCCTCGACGCCCGGTATGACGGCGTCCACGGCCGCCTCGTCCGCCGCGGCCTCATGCAGCGAGGCCGGTTCGGCGCCGGCAGCCGCCTGCGCGCCGGCCGCATCTTCAACCTCTTCGAAGAAGAAGTCGCGGAACCACGCGGCCGTGCGCTGCCCGAAGGACGCGAGGGCGCGCACTGCAGCCCGCACGACGGTGGACGGTCGCACGTGGAACAGGAGCACCAGGGAGAGCAGCGCGCCCGTCACCAGCACCACGACCGCGCCGACGTCGCCGAACGCGCGCGCGAGAAGCGACCACACGGTGGCGCCGACGAGCCCTCCGCCCTGCGGAGCGCGCGCGAAGGCCCGGTCGAGCGGGATCCCGCGGTGGAGCCAGGCCGCCGCGACGGTCGTGCCCAGCGCCAACCCCACGAGCCGCCCGCGGTTGCGCGGCCACATCCGGCCCGAGGCCAGGAGCATCGCACCGCCCGCGCCGCACAGGGCGGGAACCATGGGCGCGGCGCGCCCCAGAAGCCACGCAAGTCCCCGAGCCAAGCCCGAGAGAATGACGCCGCGCCCTGGCCAGACCAGCGCGACGGCCATCAACGCGGCCAAGCCGAGCCAGACGATGGCGGCCAACTCCCGCCGCAGCTCCGACGGCAGCCCGCCGCGCGGCGCTTCCCGCGCCTGCGGCGCAGGCGCCGGCGCGCGGCGACGGCCGCGCGCCCGGCCGTTCCGCTTGCCTGCTTCAGCCAAGAGACGTCACTCCCAAGACGACGGCGCCCAGCGCCCACACGTAATACGCGAAGCCCTCAAGCCGGCCCCGGTACAGCGTCTTCAAGAAGTACCGGATCGCCCAGACGCCGGACACGGCCGCCACGAACCCGCCGGTCAGCATGGCGGCCAGCGAAGGATGCGGCTGCGAGGCCAGTTCGGGCAGCTCCACCGCCGCCGCGCCCAGGATGGCCGGAATGCTCATGAGGAAAGAAAAGCGGGCGGCGTCCTCCGCGCGGATGCCTCGCCCAAGGGCGGCGGCGATCGTTGCGCCCGAACGCGAGATCCCGGGTGCGATGGCCAGTCCCTGGAACGTCCCGACGATCAGCGCGTCGGCGAGGCTGATGTCCGTCTCCCCCTTGCGGCCTCCGTCCCGGCGGCTCGCCCAATAGAGAAGCACGCCGGTGAGGATCCAGAAGACGCCCACTGCGCGCAGCGAGCCGAACCAGCCGGCGAACACGTTTTCGCCCGCCAGGCCGATGACTCCTGTCGGAATCGTCGCGACGAGCACCGCCCACGCGAGGCGCGCCCCCGGCGGCCCCCCGGCCGCGCCGGGGAACAGGCTGCGCCACCACGCGCCCGCCACCCGGAGGATGTCGCGGCCGTACACCCAGAACACGGCGACCAGCGTGCCCACGTGAAGGGCCACGTCCAGCGCCACGCCGGTCTCCGTCACGCCCAGGAGTTGCTGGAAGAGCACGAGGTGCCCGGAACTGCTGACGGGAAGGAACTCGGTCAGCCCCTGCACGAGGCCGAGCAGCACCGCCTGCCAGATCGACATGCGCCACCTCCGGGGAGACCCTCTGGCCACGGGCGGGCGCGCAAGAGGGCGGGCCGCGGCCGAAAAAGGCCGCCCCGCCGAATCCCCTCGGGGGATCGGGAGCGGCCGACGACCAGTATAGCCGAAGACGAGCCCTACCGCGTGTCGACTTGCAGCGAGTGCGGAGGCAGGACGGTTCCCGGCTGGAACCTCGGGTCCATGAAGTCGTTGGGGTCGGTGGAG is part of the Clostridia bacterium genome and encodes:
- a CDS encoding glycoside hydrolase family 18; translation: MRQIARRCAVLALAAVLLPGCTLWSGSVQKKPLQKPNVNNVANTTGRLMVLGFYDDRQEPKRGQILDTVKRNKDVISELAPFWYRIERDGSIIDVSENDVRDFARKNGIRLLPLVTNNNGNDAFLNDARARSRAISKLLDILDKNKDVYDGFSLDFQLLSPATRMGLTSFVSQLYPEIRKRGKRLNIDVIPAGQPDDKSSPYDYAKLAQNVDQIVLMTYDNHSDASQSGPIAPLSWVRQRVEMAIASGVKPAQLVLGVAAYGYDWIQGTTQAETIRMKDAEQRVKGTVQRASDLSPHFTYTDNKGRTHVVWYEDEVSVAKKVRLAKDMRLKGIAIWRLGYENQKYWDAIKANIQ
- a CDS encoding DNA translocase FtsK 4TM domain-containing protein — protein: MAVALVWPGRGVILSGLARGLAWLLGRAAPMVPALCGAGGAMLLASGRMWPRNRGRLVGLALGTTVAAAWLHRGIPLDRAFARAPQGGGLVGATVWSLLARAFGDVGAVVVLVTGALLSLVLLFHVRPSTVVRAAVRALASFGQRTAAWFRDFFFEEVEDAAGAQAAAGAEPASLHEAAADEAAVDAVIPGVEDGAAPDIDVDEWSGTEAEDVARAAATDTSHVGAIDGPAVAGAPAQRGPRPAPETAVPAGRRAAPAGVEPGADRPVPHQLSLDDYAVYRLPPLDLLKRHDRRGADRRAKDGERGARALEETLASFGIQARVVGMDQGPAVTRYELQPAAGVKVSRIVSLADDIALALAATDVRIVAPIPGKSAVGIEVPNREIRTVSMREVLEHPAFQRSASRLTLALGEDVAGQPIVASLERMLHVLIAGATGSGKSVCLNTILTSILYKARPDEVKLLLVDPKRVELSVYNGIPHLMAPVITDPKQAAGALRWVQQEMVNRYELFADWGVRDIHRFNEQAAAKGRRPLPFIVVVIDELADLMLIAARDVEDAIQRLAQMARAAGIHLIVATQRPSVDVITGVIKANIPSRIAFAVSSQADSRTILDGAGAEKLLGKGDMLFYPIGAPKPVRAQGAYISEAELEAVLDFVRAQAAPEFNPEVLSGPAGAANDEDDRQDELFAEAVRVVMETRQASVSMLQRRLRVGFTRAGRLIDMMERRGFVGPHQGSKAREVLITPEMYERVFGASGGRALPEQSSKE
- a CDS encoding D-amino acid aminotransferase, with amino-acid sequence MSESLVYLNGQFVPYSQATVHVEDRGLLFADGVYEVIRVYGGRPFALDEHFERLERSASLMRLPLPKPVAELKAAALETLDRSGLKEATIYVEVTRGGGGPRNHAFPADPRPTVFMIAREAKTPSPALYENGARLVTVPDRRWHMCHVKSIGLFLNCLAKQEALEAGADDALFVRGAVVTEASSANFMAVWGGELRTHPESEWILPGITRRVVLDLAREAGIPVVERAFTLDELWSADEAFITGTTTEVLPVVQVDGRAIGDGRPGPVTRRLRELYASRARSS
- a CDS encoding undecaprenyl-diphosphate phosphatase — its product is MSIWQAVLLGLVQGLTEFLPVSSSGHLVLFQQLLGVTETGVALDVALHVGTLVAVFWVYGRDILRVAGAWWRSLFPGAAGGPPGARLAWAVLVATIPTGVIGLAGENVFAGWFGSLRAVGVFWILTGVLLYWASRRDGGRKGETDISLADALIVGTFQGLAIAPGISRSGATIAAALGRGIRAEDAARFSFLMSIPAILGAAAVELPELASQPHPSLAAMLTGGFVAAVSGVWAIRYFLKTLYRGRLEGFAYYVWALGAVVLGVTSLG